A portion of the Chloroflexia bacterium SDU3-3 genome contains these proteins:
- a CDS encoding Bacterial alpha-L-rhamnosidase, with translation MTHDLSEHTHAVSIARVQFEHLREPLGVGTATPRISWVVDAAAPGWSQAGYELASFGPGGEPRDQPARAESGESALVAWPFAPLRPRERVAVRVRAWGQDGQPTPWSAPAAVEAGLLRPEDWDAQFIAAPWDEDTSQPQPAPMLRRAFAVRAGVARARLYITALGVYEASINGAAVGDHVLAPGWTSYGERVLYQSFDIAPLLREGQNAIGALLGDGWYRGRLGFGGGRRNCYGERLALLAQIEIDYADGSAERIVTDGAWKAASGPILSSDIYDGETYDARLEQPGWDSPGFDDSGWQPAAPLARDLAALEAPLGPPVRRTQLVEPARIFTSPSGKTLVDFGQNLVGRLRIRPEGQAGRTITLRHAEVLEHGELATRPLRVAEATDRYTLRGGGPEEWEPRFTFHGFRYAEVEGWPGELRPDQICAVVCHSDMERTGWFACSDPLLNRLHENVVWSMRGNFLSIPTDCPQRDERLGWTGDIQVFAPTASFLYDCAGFLGSWLRDLEIDQRAMGGVVPFTVPNVLPQDSPWGPQPPAAAWGDAAAIVPWVLYQRFGDAGVLAQQFESMRAWVDTIAAAAGERRLWDTGFQFGDWLDPAAPPERPAEARTAPAIVATAYLARSAEVVGRSAQVLGRAEDAERYLGLAAEVRQAFAAAYAAPDGHMSSDAATAYALALAFGLLPSAEQRQRAGQRLAALVREEGHRIGTGFVGTPLVCDALCEAGALEDAYALLMQRENPSWLYPVTMGATTIWERWDSMLPDGSINPGEMTSFNHYALGAVADWLHRTVAGLAPDAPGYRRIRIQPLPGGGLTSASARHATPYGMAACSWQLAGGTLTVEATVPPSTAATVALPGGQPFEVGPGQHRWQVAYEEDD, from the coding sequence ATGACGCACGATCTTTCCGAGCACACCCACGCGGTATCTATCGCCCGCGTGCAGTTCGAGCACCTGCGCGAGCCGCTGGGCGTGGGCACGGCCACCCCGCGCATCTCGTGGGTGGTGGATGCGGCGGCCCCCGGCTGGAGCCAGGCGGGCTACGAGCTGGCCAGCTTCGGGCCGGGCGGCGAGCCGCGCGACCAGCCCGCGCGGGCCGAGTCGGGCGAGTCGGCGCTGGTGGCGTGGCCCTTCGCGCCGCTGCGCCCGCGCGAGCGCGTGGCCGTGCGCGTGCGGGCCTGGGGCCAGGATGGCCAGCCCACGCCGTGGAGCGCGCCCGCCGCCGTAGAGGCCGGGCTGCTGCGCCCCGAGGACTGGGATGCCCAGTTCATCGCGGCCCCATGGGATGAGGACACCAGCCAGCCCCAGCCCGCGCCCATGCTGCGGCGCGCGTTCGCCGTGCGGGCGGGCGTGGCGCGGGCCAGGCTCTATATCACCGCGCTGGGCGTCTACGAGGCCAGCATCAACGGCGCGGCGGTGGGCGACCACGTGCTCGCGCCCGGGTGGACCAGCTACGGCGAGCGCGTGCTCTACCAGAGCTTCGACATCGCCCCGCTGCTGCGCGAGGGCCAGAACGCCATCGGCGCGCTGCTGGGCGACGGCTGGTACCGTGGGCGGCTGGGCTTCGGCGGCGGGCGGCGCAACTGCTACGGCGAACGGCTGGCGCTGCTGGCCCAGATCGAGATCGACTACGCCGACGGCAGCGCCGAGCGGATCGTGACCGACGGCGCGTGGAAGGCGGCCAGCGGCCCCATCCTGTCCAGCGACATCTACGACGGCGAGACCTACGACGCCCGCCTGGAGCAGCCCGGCTGGGACAGCCCCGGCTTCGACGACAGCGGCTGGCAGCCCGCCGCGCCGCTGGCCCGCGACCTGGCCGCGCTGGAGGCCCCGCTCGGCCCGCCGGTGCGCCGCACCCAGCTGGTCGAGCCAGCGCGGATCTTCACATCGCCCAGCGGCAAAACGCTGGTGGACTTCGGGCAGAACCTGGTGGGGCGGCTGCGCATCCGGCCCGAGGGCCAGGCGGGCCGCACCATCACCCTGCGCCACGCCGAGGTGCTGGAGCACGGCGAGCTGGCCACCCGCCCGCTGCGCGTGGCCGAGGCCACCGACCGCTACACCCTGCGCGGCGGCGGGCCGGAGGAGTGGGAGCCGCGCTTCACCTTCCACGGCTTCCGCTACGCCGAGGTGGAGGGCTGGCCCGGCGAGCTGCGCCCCGACCAGATCTGCGCCGTGGTCTGCCACAGCGACATGGAGCGCACCGGCTGGTTCGCGTGCTCCGACCCGCTGCTCAACCGCCTGCACGAGAACGTGGTCTGGAGCATGCGCGGCAACTTCCTCTCCATCCCCACCGACTGCCCCCAGCGCGACGAGCGCCTGGGCTGGACCGGCGACATCCAGGTGTTCGCGCCCACCGCCAGCTTCCTGTACGACTGCGCCGGGTTCCTCGGCTCGTGGCTGCGCGACCTGGAGATCGACCAGCGGGCCATGGGCGGCGTGGTGCCCTTCACCGTGCCCAACGTGCTGCCGCAGGACAGCCCGTGGGGGCCGCAGCCGCCCGCCGCCGCCTGGGGCGACGCCGCCGCGATCGTGCCGTGGGTGCTGTACCAGCGCTTCGGCGACGCGGGCGTGCTGGCCCAGCAATTTGAAAGTATGCGCGCCTGGGTGGACACCATCGCCGCAGCGGCGGGCGAGCGGCGGCTGTGGGACACCGGCTTCCAGTTCGGCGACTGGCTCGACCCCGCCGCCCCGCCCGAGCGCCCCGCCGAGGCCCGCACCGCGCCCGCCATCGTGGCCACCGCCTACCTGGCCCGCAGCGCCGAGGTGGTGGGCCGCAGCGCCCAGGTGCTGGGCCGCGCCGAGGATGCCGAGCGCTACCTGGGCCTAGCCGCCGAGGTCCGGCAGGCCTTCGCCGCCGCCTACGCCGCGCCCGACGGCCACATGAGCAGCGACGCCGCCACCGCCTACGCGCTGGCCCTGGCCTTCGGCCTGCTGCCCAGCGCCGAGCAGCGCCAGCGCGCCGGGCAGCGCCTGGCCGCCCTAGTGCGCGAGGAGGGCCACCGCATCGGCACCGGCTTCGTGGGCACGCCGCTGGTGTGCGACGCCCTGTGCGAGGCGGGCGCGCTTGAGGACGCCTACGCCCTGCTGATGCAGCGCGAGAACCCCTCGTGGCTCTACCCCGTGACCATGGGCGCGACCACCATCTGGGAGCGCTGGGACAGCATGCTGCCCGACGGCTCGATCAACCCCGGCGAGATGACCTCGTTCAACCACTACGCCCTGGGCGCGGTGGCCGACTGGCTGCACCGCACGGTGGCGGGCCTCGCGCCCGACGCGCCCGGCTACCGCCGCATCCGCATCCAGCCGCTGCCGGGCGGCGGCCTCACATCGGCCAGCGCGCGCCACGCCACGCCCTACGGCATGGCCGCGTGCAGCTGGCAGCTCGCGGGCGGCACGCTCACCGTCGAGGCCACGGTGCCACCCAGCACCGCCGCCACCGTCGCGCTGCCCGGCGGCCAGCCCTTCGAGGTCGGCCCCGGCCAGCACCGCTGGCAGGTGGCGTACGAGGAGGACGATTAA